Proteins encoded within one genomic window of Platichthys flesus chromosome 17, fPlaFle2.1, whole genome shotgun sequence:
- the ubp1 gene encoding upstream-binding protein 1 isoform X2 translates to MLFWQPYTENFREETQRHGVNSYTRDVLALPIFKQEDSSLPTERETKNPPFQYVMCTATSPAIKLHDETLTYLNQGQSYEVRLLDNRKAEELPELNNKMVKSTVRVVFHDRRLQYTEHQQLEGWKWNRPGDRLLDIDIPMSVGIVEPKTHPSQLNAAEFLWDMNKRTSVFVQVHCISTEFTPRKHGGEKGVPFRIQIDTFALGDNGDYTEHLHSASCQIKVFKPKGADRKQKTDREKMEKRTAQEKEKYQPSYDTTILSETRLEPIIEDAGDHELKKSSKRTLPADCGDSLAKRGSCSPWPDNAYVSTNQAATPSFSSTPLSTYSTSSVPDSDSSSPNHQADPTSHGNLEQLSPTASIQDAQKWLLKNRFNSYTRLFSHFSGSDLLKLTRDDLVQICGPADGIRLYNALKSRSVCPRLTVYVCQESPQESPLLERHGSNENGEHSISSNLRVYHALYLEDLTAAELIRKMACVCSLPLGTINQVYRQGPTGIHILLSDQMVYNLPDESSFLISTVKDELGEGLHLILK, encoded by the exons atgTTGTTCTGGCAGCCGTACACTGAAAACTTccgagaggaaacacagagacacggagTCAACTCTTACACACG TGATGTGCTGGCTCTACCGATTTTTAAGCAGGAGGACTCCAGCCTTCCGACCGAAAGAGAGACCAAAAACCCCCCATTCCAGTATGTGATGTGCACCGCCACCTCGCCTGCTATCAAGCTGCATGACGAGACGCTCACATACCTAAACCAAG gccaGTCTTACGAGGTGCGTTTGTTGGACAACCGGAAGGCAGAGGAGTTACCAGAGCTAAACAACAAGATGGTGAAG agcacAGTGCGAGTGGTGTTTCACGATCGCCGGCTGCAGTACACAGAGCACCAGCAGCTGGAGGGCTGGAAGTGGAATCGACCTGGTGACCGTCTCCTTGACATCG ATATCCCTATGTCAGTGGGTATTGTGGAGCCGAAGACTCACCCCTCCCAGCTCAACGCTGCAGAGTTCCTGTGGGACATGAACAAAAGGACTTCTGTTTTTGTGCAG GTGCACTGCATCAGCACAGAGTTCACTCCCAGGAAACACGGCGGAGAGAAGGGCGTTCCCTTCAGGATCCAGATTGACACGTTCGCCCTGGGAGACAATGGAGACTACACAGAACACCTCCACTCTGCCTCCTGCCAAATTAAAGTCTTTAAG CCCAAGGGGGCGGACCGAAAGCAAAAGACAGACcgggagaagatggagaaacgCACAGctcaagaaaaagaaaagtaccAGCCCTCTTACGATACCACTATCCTGTCAGAG aCGAGGCTTGAACCCATCATAGAGGATGCGGGTGACCACGAGCTGAAAAAGTCCAGCAAGCGGACACTTCCCGCTGACTGTGGCGACTCCTTGGCCAAGAGAGGCAGT TGCTCCCCGTGGCCAGACAATGCCTACGTCAGCACCAACCAGGCAGCtactccctccttctcctccaccccGCTGTCCACCTACTCAACCTCCTCAGTACCGGACAG TGACTCGTCATCTCCCAATCATCAGGCCGACCCCACCAGCCATGGCAATTTGGAG CAGCTGAGTCCCACTGCATCCATACAGGACGCACAGAAGTGGCTGCTGAAAAACCGCTTCAACTCCTACACACGACTCTTCTCTCACTTCTCAG GTTCAGATTTGTTGAAGCTAACCCGGGACGACCTGGTCCAGATTTGTGGGCCAGCAGATGGGATCAGACTCTACAATGCACTTAAATCCAG gtcgGTGTGCCCCAGGCTGACGGTGTATGTCTGTCAGGAGTCTCCTCAGGAGAGCCCCCTGCTGGAGAGGCATGGCAGTAATGAAAATGGAGAGCACAGCATCTCCTCTAATTTACGAG TGTACCACGCTCTGTACCTAGAGGACCTGACAGCTGCAGAACTGATCCGCAAGatggcgtgtgtgtgcagccttcCACTGGGAACAATCAACCAGGTGTACAGGCAGGGTCCTACAGGCATTCACATCCTGCTCAGTGAccag
- the ubp1 gene encoding upstream-binding protein 1 isoform X1, with the protein MAWVLKMDDASIESGLVHDFDASLSGIGQELGAGAYSMSDVLALPIFKQEDSSLPTERETKNPPFQYVMCTATSPAIKLHDETLTYLNQGQSYEVRLLDNRKAEELPELNNKMVKSTVRVVFHDRRLQYTEHQQLEGWKWNRPGDRLLDIDIPMSVGIVEPKTHPSQLNAAEFLWDMNKRTSVFVQVHCISTEFTPRKHGGEKGVPFRIQIDTFALGDNGDYTEHLHSASCQIKVFKPKGADRKQKTDREKMEKRTAQEKEKYQPSYDTTILSETRLEPIIEDAGDHELKKSSKRTLPADCGDSLAKRGSCSPWPDNAYVSTNQAATPSFSSTPLSTYSTSSVPDSDSSSPNHQADPTSHGNLEQLSPTASIQDAQKWLLKNRFNSYTRLFSHFSGSDLLKLTRDDLVQICGPADGIRLYNALKSRSVCPRLTVYVCQESPQESPLLERHGSNENGEHSISSNLRVYHALYLEDLTAAELIRKMACVCSLPLGTINQVYRQGPTGIHILLSDQMVYNLPDESSFLISTVKDELGEGLHLILK; encoded by the exons ATGGCCTGGGTGCtgaagatggacgacgcctCCATCGAGTCGGGGCTGGTGCACGACTTCGATGCCAGCCTGTCCGGCATCGGACAGGAGCTGGGGGCTGGAGCCTACAGCATGAG TGATGTGCTGGCTCTACCGATTTTTAAGCAGGAGGACTCCAGCCTTCCGACCGAAAGAGAGACCAAAAACCCCCCATTCCAGTATGTGATGTGCACCGCCACCTCGCCTGCTATCAAGCTGCATGACGAGACGCTCACATACCTAAACCAAG gccaGTCTTACGAGGTGCGTTTGTTGGACAACCGGAAGGCAGAGGAGTTACCAGAGCTAAACAACAAGATGGTGAAG agcacAGTGCGAGTGGTGTTTCACGATCGCCGGCTGCAGTACACAGAGCACCAGCAGCTGGAGGGCTGGAAGTGGAATCGACCTGGTGACCGTCTCCTTGACATCG ATATCCCTATGTCAGTGGGTATTGTGGAGCCGAAGACTCACCCCTCCCAGCTCAACGCTGCAGAGTTCCTGTGGGACATGAACAAAAGGACTTCTGTTTTTGTGCAG GTGCACTGCATCAGCACAGAGTTCACTCCCAGGAAACACGGCGGAGAGAAGGGCGTTCCCTTCAGGATCCAGATTGACACGTTCGCCCTGGGAGACAATGGAGACTACACAGAACACCTCCACTCTGCCTCCTGCCAAATTAAAGTCTTTAAG CCCAAGGGGGCGGACCGAAAGCAAAAGACAGACcgggagaagatggagaaacgCACAGctcaagaaaaagaaaagtaccAGCCCTCTTACGATACCACTATCCTGTCAGAG aCGAGGCTTGAACCCATCATAGAGGATGCGGGTGACCACGAGCTGAAAAAGTCCAGCAAGCGGACACTTCCCGCTGACTGTGGCGACTCCTTGGCCAAGAGAGGCAGT TGCTCCCCGTGGCCAGACAATGCCTACGTCAGCACCAACCAGGCAGCtactccctccttctcctccaccccGCTGTCCACCTACTCAACCTCCTCAGTACCGGACAG TGACTCGTCATCTCCCAATCATCAGGCCGACCCCACCAGCCATGGCAATTTGGAG CAGCTGAGTCCCACTGCATCCATACAGGACGCACAGAAGTGGCTGCTGAAAAACCGCTTCAACTCCTACACACGACTCTTCTCTCACTTCTCAG GTTCAGATTTGTTGAAGCTAACCCGGGACGACCTGGTCCAGATTTGTGGGCCAGCAGATGGGATCAGACTCTACAATGCACTTAAATCCAG gtcgGTGTGCCCCAGGCTGACGGTGTATGTCTGTCAGGAGTCTCCTCAGGAGAGCCCCCTGCTGGAGAGGCATGGCAGTAATGAAAATGGAGAGCACAGCATCTCCTCTAATTTACGAG TGTACCACGCTCTGTACCTAGAGGACCTGACAGCTGCAGAACTGATCCGCAAGatggcgtgtgtgtgcagccttcCACTGGGAACAATCAACCAGGTGTACAGGCAGGGTCCTACAGGCATTCACATCCTGCTCAGTGAccag